The following proteins are encoded in a genomic region of Syngnathoides biaculeatus isolate LvHL_M chromosome 15, ASM1980259v1, whole genome shotgun sequence:
- the ahi1 gene encoding jouberin isoform X1: MTDFGDACGSTWTETQDGLDETFEKPNKKKSKKKNQESKESIVLQTLKTLRLKRDGESDDDTTHHLEYGGGSESETATKVNNGVNQDDSQPAKVKRKSKRELPGRPLPDGVPGAEAGGLPKEVRRSSRKGKDVAEGDDDGLLREHRQQMAPQDQETQVPEALGKKNKKNKLKSATTESDIGDHDQHSDAESDSKDRKKKKKKKSSPEEGSIRAVPKKPIVPDENDGLVLGVYVHRTDGLKTDLRISHPMVKVHVVDEVTGQYVKKQDSHRPVSSFYEQDRVDHILPIMTQPFDFKKNKSVVPEWNEQIIFNEPFSHFVGQDPKSPRVVLFFEVLDFLTMEEAKANVDVEKHERGFRKIAWAFLKLVGANGVLNTGSKIRLQLYCPPTWAKRQPHAIEVVDWWRHYSRVKYASTLYVTVKGIKLPEHVDPSVRSMMALQEERGSASFGELQDGATKGTSTPRGEEKSPPAVKWSRIPGQMCRIPNKPMLAFRGGQMGCLTVVFSHAGTLLAAACADRDLYPVVVFEIPSGKPLAAFSGHLKIVYELCWSADDRRLLSVSSDGTVREWDVEHFLPTARKVLPHPSFVYSAQYHPAAQHLVVSGGYDCVLRTWRLDVDDVNGSLLREFESHGSFINSICFDAEGHRMFSADNAGSVVMWNTSVADGEQEPWHHWCVEKVHTEADLKGVPINMLRVHPNGRCLLIHAKDNLLRTLDLRIKTMKKYTGATNQRERIHSTFTPCGSFIFSGSEDGMAYVWNAETGDQVAAYSELCYSAALRGVSFHPLENMVAFCAFGESQPVHVYIHDRKVSQLDARGTKELRSASHTPDQLQSTPVSASMDQLGQTTRLALRMQRVKEQMDSVLEPHRRPSSFEPGRSLFSDISTIRSNASLPPPLGGFSPVGLHRKGVSSFRLHSSLPSYDPEADSSQHVVASQYDYKANRSDELTLRRGDAIRVLYKDNDNWWFGSLADGQQGYFLAAYVADQRESGEDATAAEAAAERATPTRISTAITRSGDLHFLSEATVSDTEPELTEARLKKKPKVRKNVKRLPPPPPPGASQAAFSDPDVGTEPARPAARPLPKRPSGRPGVAVRPPP, translated from the exons ATGACAGACTTTGGTGATGCCT GTGGGAGTACATGGACGGAGACCCAGGACGGATTGGACGAGACATTTGAGAAGCCAAATAAGAAAAAGTCCAAGAAGAAAAACCAAGAAAGCAAAGAGAGCATTGTG CTTCAGACTCTCAAGACCCTCCGTCTGAAGAGAGACGGGGAGTCCGACGACGACACCACGCATCACCTGGAATACGGCGGCGGCAGTGAGAGTGAAACGGCCACAAAAGTCAACAATGGCGTAAACCAAGACGACTCTCAGCCAGCGAAAGTCAAGCGGAAGAGTAAAAGGGAGCTTCCCGGTCGGCCTTTGCCCGACGGAGTCCCTGGTGCGGAAGCGGGTGGCTTACCCAAGGAAGTGAGACGCAGCAGTAGGAAAGGGAAAGATGTCGCCGAGGGAGACGATGACGGGCTGCTGCGGGAGCACCGGCAGCAGATGGCGCCACAAGACCAAGAGACACAAGTGCCTGAGGCCCTCgggaagaagaacaagaagaataAGCTCAAGTCTGCCACCACCGAGTCCGACATCGG GGATCACGACCAGCACAGTGACGCGGAAAGTGACTCCAAGgacaggaagaaaaagaagaagaaaaagtcat CACCGGAGGAAGGGAGCATCCGCGCGGTGCCGAAGAAGCCCATCGTCCCCGACGAAAACGACGGTCTGGTGCTGGGGGTGTACGTGCACCGGACGGACGGCCTGAAGACGGACCTGCGCATCTCGCACCCGATGGTGAAGGTCCACGTGGTGGACGAGGTGACGGGACAGTACGTCAAGAAGCAAGACAG CCATCGTCCCGTGTCGTCGTTTTATGAGCAAGACAGGGTGGACCACATCCTGCCCATCATGACGCAGCCGTTTGACTTCAAGAAGAACAAGTCGGTGGTTCCCGAGTGGAACGAGCAGATCATCTTCAACGAGCCCTTCTCGCACTTTGTCGGGCAGGATCCCAAAAGCCCCCGAGTGGTCCTTTTCTTTGAA GTCTTGGACTTTCTAACCATGGAGGAAGCCAAAGCCAACGTCGATGTCGAGAAACATGAACGAGGATTCAGAAAGATAGCCTGGGCCTTCCTCAAG CTCGTCGGTGCCAACGGCGTACTGAACACCGGAAGCAAAATCCGCCTGCAGCTGTACTGCCCGCCCACTTGGGCCAAGCGGCAGCCTCACGCCATCGAGGTGGTGGACTGGTGGCGCCATTACTCGCGCGTCAAATACGCGTCCACCCTCTACGTTACCGTGAAAGGCATCAAGCTACCCGAGCAT GTCGACCCGAGCGTGCGTTCCATGATGGCGCTGCAGGAGGAGCGAGGCAGCGCCTCCTTCGGCGAGCTGCAGGACGGCGCCACCAAGGGGACCTCCACGCCACGCGGCGAAGAGAAGAGTCCTCCGGCGGTGAAGTGGAGCAGAATTCCCGGCCAG ATGTGCCGGATCCCCAACAAGCCCATGCTGGCGTTCCGTGGAGGTCAAATGGGCTGCCTGACGGTGGTCTTCTCTCACGCCGGAACGCTCCTCGCCGCCGCGTGCGCCGACAGAGATTTGTACCCCGTCGTAG TGTTTGAGATTCCCTCCGGGAAACCTTTGGCGGCCTTCAGCGGCCATCTTAAAATCGTCTACGAGCTGTGCTGGTCCGCTGACGACAGACGTCTTTTGTCCGTCTCCTCCGACGGAACCGTCAG GGAGTGGGACGTGGAGCACTTCCTCCCGACCGCGCGGAAGGTTCTGCCCCACCCGTCCTTCGTGTACTCCGCCCAGTACCACCCGGCAGCGCAGCACCTGGTGGTCAGCGGCGGCTACGACTGCGTGCTCCGAACGTGGCGGCTCGACGTCGACGACGTCAACGGCTCGCTGCTCCGCGAGTTTGAGTCCCACGGCAGTTTCATCAACAGCATTTGTTTCGATGCGGAAG GGCACAGGATGTTCTCAGCGGACAACGCGGGAAGTGTCGTCATGTGGAACACCTCGGTTGCAGATGGCGAGCAGGAGCCGTGGCATCACTGGTGTGTGGAGAAG GTTCACACCGAGGCGGACCTCAAGGGGGTCCCCATCAACATGCTGCGGGTCCACCCGAACGGCCGCTGCCTCCTCATTCATGCCAAAGACAATCTCCTCAGGACTTTGGATCTTCGAAT tAAGACGATGAAAAAGTACACGGGAGCCACCAACCAGCGAGAGAGGATCCACAGCACGTTCACGCCGTGCGGCAGCTTCATCTTCTCCGGCAGCGAGGACGGAATGGCGTACGTTTGGAACGCGGAAACCGGCGACCAGGTGGCCGCGTACTCGGAGCTTTGTTACAGCGCGGCCCTGCGCGGCGTGTCCTTCCACCCGCTCGAGAACATGGTGGCCTTCTGCGCCTTCGGGGAGAGCCAACCCGTGCACGTTTACATCCACGACCGCAAAG TGTCGCAATTGGACGCGCGCGGCACGAAGGAGCTTCGGTCTGCGTCGCACACGCCCGACCAGCTTCAGAGCACGCCGGTCTCTGCCTCCATGGACCAGTTGGGCCAGACCACCAGGCTGGCGTTGAGGATGCAGAGAGTTAAAGAGCAAATGGATTCGGTCCTT GAACCGCATCGCAGGCCTTCATCTTTTGAGCCAG GGAGGAGCCTGTTTTCTGACATCAGCACG ATAAGATCCAACGCCTCCCTGCCTCCTCCCTTGGGCGGCTTCAGTCCAGTCGGGCTCCATCGAAAGGGCGTGTCGTCCTTCAGGCTGCACTCA TCACTCCCGAGTTACGATCCTGAGGCCGACTCGTCTCAACACGTG GTCGCGTCGCAGTACGACTACAAAGCCAACCGCTCGGACGAGCTGACGCTGCGGCGCGGCGACGCCATCCGCGTGCTCTACAAGGACAACGACAACTGGTGGTTCGGAAGCCTGGCGGACGGGCAACAAGGCTACTTTCTCGCCGCCTACGTCGCAGATCAGA GAGAATCTGGCGAGGACGCAACGGCGGCAGAAGCGGCCGCGGAGAGGGCGACGCCGACGAGG ATTTCTACTGCAATCACTCGTTCCGGGGACCTTCACTTCCTGTCCGAGGCCACCGTTTCCGACACGGAGCCAGAATTGACGGAGGCCAG ACTTAAAAAGAAACCGAAAGTGAGAAAGAACGTGAAAAGGCTccccccaccgccgccgcccgGGGCGTCCCAGGCCGCGTTCTCCGACCCGGATGTCGGAACGGAGCCGGCCCGGCCCGCCGCCCGCCCCCTCCCGAAGAGACCGAGCGGGAGGCCGGGTGTTGCTGTGCGACCCCCTCCGTGA
- the ahi1 gene encoding jouberin isoform X2, translating to MPVGGSTWTETQDGLDETFEKPNKKKSKKKNQESKESIVLQTLKTLRLKRDGESDDDTTHHLEYGGGSESETATKVNNGVNQDDSQPAKVKRKSKRELPGRPLPDGVPGAEAGGLPKEVRRSSRKGKDVAEGDDDGLLREHRQQMAPQDQETQVPEALGKKNKKNKLKSATTESDIGDHDQHSDAESDSKDRKKKKKKKSSPEEGSIRAVPKKPIVPDENDGLVLGVYVHRTDGLKTDLRISHPMVKVHVVDEVTGQYVKKQDSHRPVSSFYEQDRVDHILPIMTQPFDFKKNKSVVPEWNEQIIFNEPFSHFVGQDPKSPRVVLFFEVLDFLTMEEAKANVDVEKHERGFRKIAWAFLKLVGANGVLNTGSKIRLQLYCPPTWAKRQPHAIEVVDWWRHYSRVKYASTLYVTVKGIKLPEHVDPSVRSMMALQEERGSASFGELQDGATKGTSTPRGEEKSPPAVKWSRIPGQMCRIPNKPMLAFRGGQMGCLTVVFSHAGTLLAAACADRDLYPVVVFEIPSGKPLAAFSGHLKIVYELCWSADDRRLLSVSSDGTVREWDVEHFLPTARKVLPHPSFVYSAQYHPAAQHLVVSGGYDCVLRTWRLDVDDVNGSLLREFESHGSFINSICFDAEGHRMFSADNAGSVVMWNTSVADGEQEPWHHWCVEKVHTEADLKGVPINMLRVHPNGRCLLIHAKDNLLRTLDLRIKTMKKYTGATNQRERIHSTFTPCGSFIFSGSEDGMAYVWNAETGDQVAAYSELCYSAALRGVSFHPLENMVAFCAFGESQPVHVYIHDRKVSQLDARGTKELRSASHTPDQLQSTPVSASMDQLGQTTRLALRMQRVKEQMDSVLEPHRRPSSFEPGRSLFSDISTIRSNASLPPPLGGFSPVGLHRKGVSSFRLHSSLPSYDPEADSSQHVVASQYDYKANRSDELTLRRGDAIRVLYKDNDNWWFGSLADGQQGYFLAAYVADQRESGEDATAAEAAAERATPTRISTAITRSGDLHFLSEATVSDTEPELTEARLKKKPKVRKNVKRLPPPPPPGASQAAFSDPDVGTEPARPAARPLPKRPSGRPGVAVRPPP from the exons ATGCCTGTAG GTGGGAGTACATGGACGGAGACCCAGGACGGATTGGACGAGACATTTGAGAAGCCAAATAAGAAAAAGTCCAAGAAGAAAAACCAAGAAAGCAAAGAGAGCATTGTG CTTCAGACTCTCAAGACCCTCCGTCTGAAGAGAGACGGGGAGTCCGACGACGACACCACGCATCACCTGGAATACGGCGGCGGCAGTGAGAGTGAAACGGCCACAAAAGTCAACAATGGCGTAAACCAAGACGACTCTCAGCCAGCGAAAGTCAAGCGGAAGAGTAAAAGGGAGCTTCCCGGTCGGCCTTTGCCCGACGGAGTCCCTGGTGCGGAAGCGGGTGGCTTACCCAAGGAAGTGAGACGCAGCAGTAGGAAAGGGAAAGATGTCGCCGAGGGAGACGATGACGGGCTGCTGCGGGAGCACCGGCAGCAGATGGCGCCACAAGACCAAGAGACACAAGTGCCTGAGGCCCTCgggaagaagaacaagaagaataAGCTCAAGTCTGCCACCACCGAGTCCGACATCGG GGATCACGACCAGCACAGTGACGCGGAAAGTGACTCCAAGgacaggaagaaaaagaagaagaaaaagtcat CACCGGAGGAAGGGAGCATCCGCGCGGTGCCGAAGAAGCCCATCGTCCCCGACGAAAACGACGGTCTGGTGCTGGGGGTGTACGTGCACCGGACGGACGGCCTGAAGACGGACCTGCGCATCTCGCACCCGATGGTGAAGGTCCACGTGGTGGACGAGGTGACGGGACAGTACGTCAAGAAGCAAGACAG CCATCGTCCCGTGTCGTCGTTTTATGAGCAAGACAGGGTGGACCACATCCTGCCCATCATGACGCAGCCGTTTGACTTCAAGAAGAACAAGTCGGTGGTTCCCGAGTGGAACGAGCAGATCATCTTCAACGAGCCCTTCTCGCACTTTGTCGGGCAGGATCCCAAAAGCCCCCGAGTGGTCCTTTTCTTTGAA GTCTTGGACTTTCTAACCATGGAGGAAGCCAAAGCCAACGTCGATGTCGAGAAACATGAACGAGGATTCAGAAAGATAGCCTGGGCCTTCCTCAAG CTCGTCGGTGCCAACGGCGTACTGAACACCGGAAGCAAAATCCGCCTGCAGCTGTACTGCCCGCCCACTTGGGCCAAGCGGCAGCCTCACGCCATCGAGGTGGTGGACTGGTGGCGCCATTACTCGCGCGTCAAATACGCGTCCACCCTCTACGTTACCGTGAAAGGCATCAAGCTACCCGAGCAT GTCGACCCGAGCGTGCGTTCCATGATGGCGCTGCAGGAGGAGCGAGGCAGCGCCTCCTTCGGCGAGCTGCAGGACGGCGCCACCAAGGGGACCTCCACGCCACGCGGCGAAGAGAAGAGTCCTCCGGCGGTGAAGTGGAGCAGAATTCCCGGCCAG ATGTGCCGGATCCCCAACAAGCCCATGCTGGCGTTCCGTGGAGGTCAAATGGGCTGCCTGACGGTGGTCTTCTCTCACGCCGGAACGCTCCTCGCCGCCGCGTGCGCCGACAGAGATTTGTACCCCGTCGTAG TGTTTGAGATTCCCTCCGGGAAACCTTTGGCGGCCTTCAGCGGCCATCTTAAAATCGTCTACGAGCTGTGCTGGTCCGCTGACGACAGACGTCTTTTGTCCGTCTCCTCCGACGGAACCGTCAG GGAGTGGGACGTGGAGCACTTCCTCCCGACCGCGCGGAAGGTTCTGCCCCACCCGTCCTTCGTGTACTCCGCCCAGTACCACCCGGCAGCGCAGCACCTGGTGGTCAGCGGCGGCTACGACTGCGTGCTCCGAACGTGGCGGCTCGACGTCGACGACGTCAACGGCTCGCTGCTCCGCGAGTTTGAGTCCCACGGCAGTTTCATCAACAGCATTTGTTTCGATGCGGAAG GGCACAGGATGTTCTCAGCGGACAACGCGGGAAGTGTCGTCATGTGGAACACCTCGGTTGCAGATGGCGAGCAGGAGCCGTGGCATCACTGGTGTGTGGAGAAG GTTCACACCGAGGCGGACCTCAAGGGGGTCCCCATCAACATGCTGCGGGTCCACCCGAACGGCCGCTGCCTCCTCATTCATGCCAAAGACAATCTCCTCAGGACTTTGGATCTTCGAAT tAAGACGATGAAAAAGTACACGGGAGCCACCAACCAGCGAGAGAGGATCCACAGCACGTTCACGCCGTGCGGCAGCTTCATCTTCTCCGGCAGCGAGGACGGAATGGCGTACGTTTGGAACGCGGAAACCGGCGACCAGGTGGCCGCGTACTCGGAGCTTTGTTACAGCGCGGCCCTGCGCGGCGTGTCCTTCCACCCGCTCGAGAACATGGTGGCCTTCTGCGCCTTCGGGGAGAGCCAACCCGTGCACGTTTACATCCACGACCGCAAAG TGTCGCAATTGGACGCGCGCGGCACGAAGGAGCTTCGGTCTGCGTCGCACACGCCCGACCAGCTTCAGAGCACGCCGGTCTCTGCCTCCATGGACCAGTTGGGCCAGACCACCAGGCTGGCGTTGAGGATGCAGAGAGTTAAAGAGCAAATGGATTCGGTCCTT GAACCGCATCGCAGGCCTTCATCTTTTGAGCCAG GGAGGAGCCTGTTTTCTGACATCAGCACG ATAAGATCCAACGCCTCCCTGCCTCCTCCCTTGGGCGGCTTCAGTCCAGTCGGGCTCCATCGAAAGGGCGTGTCGTCCTTCAGGCTGCACTCA TCACTCCCGAGTTACGATCCTGAGGCCGACTCGTCTCAACACGTG GTCGCGTCGCAGTACGACTACAAAGCCAACCGCTCGGACGAGCTGACGCTGCGGCGCGGCGACGCCATCCGCGTGCTCTACAAGGACAACGACAACTGGTGGTTCGGAAGCCTGGCGGACGGGCAACAAGGCTACTTTCTCGCCGCCTACGTCGCAGATCAGA GAGAATCTGGCGAGGACGCAACGGCGGCAGAAGCGGCCGCGGAGAGGGCGACGCCGACGAGG ATTTCTACTGCAATCACTCGTTCCGGGGACCTTCACTTCCTGTCCGAGGCCACCGTTTCCGACACGGAGCCAGAATTGACGGAGGCCAG ACTTAAAAAGAAACCGAAAGTGAGAAAGAACGTGAAAAGGCTccccccaccgccgccgcccgGGGCGTCCCAGGCCGCGTTCTCCGACCCGGATGTCGGAACGGAGCCGGCCCGGCCCGCCGCCCGCCCCCTCCCGAAGAGACCGAGCGGGAGGCCGGGTGTTGCTGTGCGACCCCCTCCGTGA
- the slc18b1 gene encoding MFS-type transporter SLC18B1 isoform X1 — MEPEADLQPQEDSREPRARMTKRQTLTLISMASVNFSSMICYSILGPFFPIEAEKKGASQTTVGVIFGCYAVSNLIGSLILGRYIVPIGAKMMLITGLFVSSGCTILFGPALDPLPPGRLLDRVPAGPVFIALCVIVRSVDAVGFAAAMTSSFALSAKVFPNNVATVLGSLEVFTGLGLILGPPVGGWFYQSFGYEVPFMALGCFLLIMVPLNIYILPSIDAASTKSSFLGLLQNPQVILLCHVIFTLSSGLGFLDATLSLYAVEQFQLSAGYVGLIMLGLSFPYSLGSPLMGFFTDKYPATRSWFMVIGGATTALGFLLLGPVPFLNIPKHLWLLVVMLGVIGFSLAMTAIPVFPEVIKCAYENGYEEGLSTLGMVSGLFGAVWSAGMFYGPTVGGVITQRLSFEWAAAIQGGLAFLGAFFLVLYYVSHPATRHRLPDSRRQADERLPLLNE; from the exons ATGGAGCCCGAGGCGGACCTTCAGCCACAAG AGGACTCGAGGGAGCCTCGGGCGAGGATGACAAAACGGCAGACGCTCACCTTGATATCCATGGCGTCCGTCAACTTCAGCTCCATGATCTGCTACTCCATACTGGGACCGTTCTTCCCCATAGAG GCAGAGAAGAAAGGCGCGTCGCAGACGACGGTGGGCGTCATATTCGGCTGCTACGCCGTCAGCAACCTGATCGGCTCGTTGATCCTCGGCCGATAC ATCGTGCCAATCGGCGCAAAGATGATGCTGATCACGGGGCTGTTTGTGTCGTCGGGCTGCACCATTCTCTTCGG GCCTGCTCTCGATCCCCTCCCTCCCGGCAGGCTGCTGGACAGAGTCCCGGCCGGTCCGGTTTTCATCGCCCTGTGCGTCATCGTGAGGTCGGTGGACGCGGTGGGCTTTGCCGCCGCCATGACTTCCTCCTTCGCCCTCTCGGCTAAAGTTTTTCCCAACAATGTGGCCACTGTTTTG GGAAGTTTGGAAGTGTTTACGGGCCTGGGCCTGATCCTGGGACCGCCGGTCGGAGGCTGGTTCTACCAGTCCTTCGGGTACGAGGTTCCCTTCATGGCGCTGGGCTGTTTCCTGCTGATCATGGTTCCGCTCAACATCTACATTTTGCCCTCCATCG ACGCCGCTTCCACCAAGAGCTCCTTCCTGGGCCTTCTGCAAAACCCGCAAGTCATCCTGCTCTGCCACGTCATCTTCACCCTGAGCTCGGGTCTGGGCTTCCTGGACGCCACCTTGTCACTCTACGCCGTAGAACAGTTCCAGCTGTCCGCCGGCTACGTGGGTCTGATCATGCTGGGTCTTTCCTTCCCGTACTCGCTGGGGTCGCCGCTGATGGGCTTTTTCACCGATAAATACCCC GCAACCAGGAGCTGGTTCATGGTGATCGGCGGCGCCACCACGGCTTTGGGCTTCCTGTTGCTGGGGCCCGTCCCTTTCCTTAACATACCAAA GCATCTGTGGCTGCTGGTGGTCATGCTGGGGGTCATCGGCTTTTCCCTGGCGATGACCGCCATCCCGGTCTTCCCGGAGGTCATAAAGTGCGCCTA CGAGAACGGTTACGAGGAGGGACTGAGCACTCTCGGGATGGTGTCGGGGTTGTTCGGAGCCGTGTGGTCCGCAGG GATGTTTTACGGCCCTACGGTGGGCGGCGTCATCACGCAGCGTCTGAGCTTCGAGTGGGCTGCCGCCATCCAAGGAGGCCTGGCCTTCCTGGGC GCTTTCTTCCTGGTCCTCTATTACGTCTCGCATCCAGCGACGCGCCACAG GCTTCCAGACAGCAGGAGACAAGCTGACGAGAGACTTCCGCtcctgaatgaatga
- the slc18b1 gene encoding MFS-type transporter SLC18B1 isoform X2 has translation MEPEADLQPQEDSREPRARMTKRQTLTLISMASVNFSSMICYSILGPFFPIEAEKKGASQTTVGVIFGCYAVSNLIGSLILGRYIVPIGAKMMLITGLFVSSGCTILFGLLDRVPAGPVFIALCVIVRSVDAVGFAAAMTSSFALSAKVFPNNVATVLGSLEVFTGLGLILGPPVGGWFYQSFGYEVPFMALGCFLLIMVPLNIYILPSIDAASTKSSFLGLLQNPQVILLCHVIFTLSSGLGFLDATLSLYAVEQFQLSAGYVGLIMLGLSFPYSLGSPLMGFFTDKYPATRSWFMVIGGATTALGFLLLGPVPFLNIPKHLWLLVVMLGVIGFSLAMTAIPVFPEVIKCAYENGYEEGLSTLGMVSGLFGAVWSAGMFYGPTVGGVITQRLSFEWAAAIQGGLAFLGAFFLVLYYVSHPATRHRLPDSRRQADERLPLLNE, from the exons ATGGAGCCCGAGGCGGACCTTCAGCCACAAG AGGACTCGAGGGAGCCTCGGGCGAGGATGACAAAACGGCAGACGCTCACCTTGATATCCATGGCGTCCGTCAACTTCAGCTCCATGATCTGCTACTCCATACTGGGACCGTTCTTCCCCATAGAG GCAGAGAAGAAAGGCGCGTCGCAGACGACGGTGGGCGTCATATTCGGCTGCTACGCCGTCAGCAACCTGATCGGCTCGTTGATCCTCGGCCGATAC ATCGTGCCAATCGGCGCAAAGATGATGCTGATCACGGGGCTGTTTGTGTCGTCGGGCTGCACCATTCTCTTCGG GCTGCTGGACAGAGTCCCGGCCGGTCCGGTTTTCATCGCCCTGTGCGTCATCGTGAGGTCGGTGGACGCGGTGGGCTTTGCCGCCGCCATGACTTCCTCCTTCGCCCTCTCGGCTAAAGTTTTTCCCAACAATGTGGCCACTGTTTTG GGAAGTTTGGAAGTGTTTACGGGCCTGGGCCTGATCCTGGGACCGCCGGTCGGAGGCTGGTTCTACCAGTCCTTCGGGTACGAGGTTCCCTTCATGGCGCTGGGCTGTTTCCTGCTGATCATGGTTCCGCTCAACATCTACATTTTGCCCTCCATCG ACGCCGCTTCCACCAAGAGCTCCTTCCTGGGCCTTCTGCAAAACCCGCAAGTCATCCTGCTCTGCCACGTCATCTTCACCCTGAGCTCGGGTCTGGGCTTCCTGGACGCCACCTTGTCACTCTACGCCGTAGAACAGTTCCAGCTGTCCGCCGGCTACGTGGGTCTGATCATGCTGGGTCTTTCCTTCCCGTACTCGCTGGGGTCGCCGCTGATGGGCTTTTTCACCGATAAATACCCC GCAACCAGGAGCTGGTTCATGGTGATCGGCGGCGCCACCACGGCTTTGGGCTTCCTGTTGCTGGGGCCCGTCCCTTTCCTTAACATACCAAA GCATCTGTGGCTGCTGGTGGTCATGCTGGGGGTCATCGGCTTTTCCCTGGCGATGACCGCCATCCCGGTCTTCCCGGAGGTCATAAAGTGCGCCTA CGAGAACGGTTACGAGGAGGGACTGAGCACTCTCGGGATGGTGTCGGGGTTGTTCGGAGCCGTGTGGTCCGCAGG GATGTTTTACGGCCCTACGGTGGGCGGCGTCATCACGCAGCGTCTGAGCTTCGAGTGGGCTGCCGCCATCCAAGGAGGCCTGGCCTTCCTGGGC GCTTTCTTCCTGGTCCTCTATTACGTCTCGCATCCAGCGACGCGCCACAG GCTTCCAGACAGCAGGAGACAAGCTGACGAGAGACTTCCGCtcctgaatgaatga